A segment of the Candidatus Microthrix subdominans genome:
CTTCCACTGCTTCATCGACTTTCGACGTGTGGAACACAAGCCCCGGAGACGAGCCGTCGCGCAACGGCTTCACCTCAAGTCTGAATACGTCGCGGCGTCACCGGCGACGATTGAATAGTCCTCCAGCAAGCAAGGGTGGTGGTATGGGTGCTGAGCGGTACGCTTGGCTATAAGCCCTGGAATGGCTCGCTTCAGCGGCCACCAGGGCTTCCATCGTTTTGATCCCTTACTGGCCGCATGGCGACCCGTTGCGTATATGCTTTCGTCATGGATGCGGCGATGTTGGTGAAAGCGGCACGTGAGGAGGCCAACCTGACCGTTCGAGCGCTGGCGGCGCGGGCAGGCGTCGCTGCCTCGACGGTTTCTCGGATCGAGCGGCGTCAGATGGACCCAACCGTTGGCATGCTTGACCGACTCCTCGATGCTGCCGGTCAAACCCTTGAGCTCACTGCTCGTCGCTCGCACGAGGGGAGGCTCGGTGCGTTGACAGACGCCTGGCGGGTCCATCCGGATGGCACGGATCGTCCGGACTGGACCCGGCTGAGGGTATTCCTCGACTACCTCTGGCTCCACCCGGCGCTGACCCGGGCGGCGATCGCCGACAAGCCTGACCCGTCGGGATCGCAGGTCATGGACAACCTGCTGGCAGCGATGGCTGAGAAGCTCAGCGATGACGCCGAGCTGCCGCGCCCGTCGTGGACTGCTGAGATACCTGGGCTGAGTAGGCCATGGTGCACGCCTGCAACACCCCGGATGCATGCGGCTGCACAGAGCGCCACGGCTCCGCAACTGGTGGCCAGGGGCTTTGTTCTTGCGTCTAACAGCCTGTGGCGTGATCGGTGGAACGAGGTTGCGTGATGCCACCACTCACCGGTCTCGACATCCGGCTTTACCTCGGTGAGGTTGCCGATGCAATGGAGCCGATCGGTCCCCGGCACACGCTGATCCTGGTCGGCGGGTCGCTTCTGGCCTGGCATGGGCTTCGGGAGGCGACCTTTGATGTCGACAGCGTTCGACGGTTGGATGCTGAGCTCCACGGCTGAAGGTTCTCGGTGCGCCGTGGGCCCAGGTGTTCGTCATGAAGCTTTATGCCGGACGAGAACAAGACCGAGAGGATCTTGCAGCGATTTGGTCTCGGACGGGTTTCGTATCGCCAGAGGCCGCCGCAACGATGTTCCGGGAGGCCTATCCGCACGCTCCGGACGACGAGTTTCTCAGCAACTACATCCAGTCCCTTGTGATTGAGGCGGAAGGTCCGTGATCCGACTGTTCAACAGAAGGTGGAATCCTCGGGAGGGCTCGATCGATGATGGACTGGCGGAGGCGGTCGGCGGCCTCGTCCCGGTCCTCTCCGCCGAGATCCTTGAGGTCCCACCATTGCTGGGCGGGGTCGGCCATTGGGAGCCCCTCAGCGTCGGCGCACCAGGGAGGCGTCGCGGAAAGGTTCGCCGGCTCTTTGGTGATGCGCAGAACAAGGCTGGCGTCGGCTCGCCCAACGGCCGGGACCATGCCGGACTCCTCCAGAGGAATCGGGCCGTCGGAGTAGACGATGGTCAGCGTGGGATGGCGCCATGGGGTCAGCAGGTCGGGACCAAGATCAGCGGAGAAGGCGATCCGCACCTGCGACATCTTTGCGGTATCGAGGACCCGGCGTGCCTGATCCATGAGTGGCCGGGTGCTGTACCAGTAGGACTGTGGCTCGGCGAGGTGTGGTTTGGCATGGGCCTGGTAGAGGACGAGTAGCCGAGCGGGGTCGCCGGTATAGCCCCGGGGGGAAGCTGTGACAGCCCCCTTGTCGCTCAGCTGGGCCAGTACCTGTGAGACCCGAGGTTGGGTGACGCCCACCTCACGTGCGATCGCCATACCGGTGATCGGTTGGTCGAGCGCGATGAGGAGCCGAACCACCGCGCAGGTTCCTGCACCCCAGCTGCGAACCGAGCGCACTCGGCTGTCGGTCGCTGTCATCCTCTCAGGGTATAAGTGTTCTCTCATGGAAACAAGGAACACTCATACCCTGAGAGGTTCTAACGAAGCCGCGGCCTCGGCGGATGCGGCGGCGGCTGAGGGGTGTCAGCCGCAGTGG
Coding sequences within it:
- a CDS encoding helix-turn-helix transcriptional regulator; translation: MDAAMLVKAAREEANLTVRALAARAGVAASTVSRIERRQMDPTVGMLDRLLDAAGQTLELTARRSHEGRLGALTDAWRVHPDGTDRPDWTRLRVFLDYLWLHPALTRAAIADKPDPSGSQVMDNLLAAMAEKLSDDAELPRPSWTAEIPGLSRPWCTPATPRMHAAAQSATAPQLVARGFVLASNSLWRDRWNEVA
- a CDS encoding winged helix-turn-helix transcriptional regulator, whose protein sequence is MTATDSRVRSVRSWGAGTCAVVRLLIALDQPITGMAIAREVGVTQPRVSQVLAQLSDKGAVTASPRGYTGDPARLLVLYQAHAKPHLAEPQSYWYSTRPLMDQARRVLDTAKMSQVRIAFSADLGPDLLTPWRHPTLTIVYSDGPIPLEESGMVPAVGRADASLVLRITKEPANLSATPPWCADAEGLPMADPAQQWWDLKDLGGEDRDEAADRLRQSIIDRALPRIPPSVEQSDHGPSASITRDWM